Within Topomyia yanbarensis strain Yona2022 chromosome 2, ASM3024719v1, whole genome shotgun sequence, the genomic segment tgtagttATGATCTCTTTTGCAGCAAAACGTCATTCCAGTCAAGAGCTCCGAACGTAACGCTATGTAACAGAGCATGCTTTGCTGCATAAGCCATCAGACTATAACGTAAACAACAAATGCGATTCTTGAGCTTGATAGATTTATGAGGTTCGTTGTACTAGTTATAAATACCAGTCTACTCATTGATAATTAGGTAAAGATGACCCAGTCGAGTACCGAGGCCGTTATGATTTTACGACGACCAAAAATTTGCCGAATCTGTCGCGCACCGGACAATGATGATCTAATCTCAGTGCAGTTGGTACAGGAAAACGTTAGCATATCTCGGATGGTCCACGATTTGTCTGGAGTTGAGGTATGCATTTTACAGTATGCAGTAAACCATCgtacatttttgtaaattttaggtGACGGCCGACAAAAATTTGCCACAAAATGTTTGTCTTACGTGCCTTGAACGTTTGCGAAATGCTTATCAACTGCGACTACAGTGTATTAGTTCTGATGAGAGGTTGCGTAAAGAACTGTATGCCAGTGCCGTTGACCATAAAATAGAATCAGAAGCCATGGTAAAGTTAGAAATAGAGACATTGAATCTAGAGCTAGAGCAGAACGATGAAAATCACGAAGCTGACGAACAACATTTAACGGAAAGGCTTAATACAACGGAGCTGCTGGAAACAAGCGATGTAAGCCTATCTCTAGACGAGTTGAAGGATCATTTTCCTGACACTCATAGTATTCCTGCTCAAGAACTCATTGCGATATTGGCTCCAGACGAGGACGAATATAGAAAGAAACCTGGTTCCATGTATTTGAAACATTACGACGAATCAGATTACGAAGTTGTACAGCAGAATGACCACTACGAGCAGGTTAAATTCATCGTTGCTCGCTGTTGCGGTTGCTCGGAACGTTTCTCGAACAAAATTGACTTGCTTGCGCATGGTCATTTGATTCATAAACCTAAACAAAATAGTAAAACTGATACAATTTTTGAGTGTCCCGTGTGTTTTCGGCAGTTTAATACAGAGGATGCCATTTTGCAGCATCGGCATTGTATCGATACTAACCACTATCATTGTCGAGAATGTGACATACTGCTAAATGATCGAGAGTGTATGCTTGGTCATTTGGAGCGCGCTCATTCAATTGAAGTTAGGACCGAGGATAATGAACAACTGATATGCTCTGAGGATAGCGAACAAGAAGATGATGGATGTGAGCCTATTTCAACGTTAGCTTCGCTAACCACTAAACAATACAAATTGATACCTACTGAACATGAATATGACTTGGTGGAATTTACCTGGTTGCTTTGCTGCGGTTGTGGCAGCTTTTTCGAAAAACGGGAAGAATTCGAACAACACTCAAGAGATACACATGCCCTAGAACGAATCGAACAGCACGAAACGTTCCCGTTCGAGTGTAGCATTTGCTATCAACGCTTTAGGAACCAGGCCTCTCTAACGTATCACAGCAATGCTCCCAACAAACGGAGAATAGCCTGTCGAATCTGTGAAGGTATATTCAAGGGTGAAAGTTCCTACGGGAAGCATTTGATTAGCTATCATGGAATGGTCATTGATCACAAGCAAGCAGGCAATGAATCTGTGTTGGAAGACAATATGGGTATGGATTTTGAAGgtaacattttatttttaaataaatgaCTATTTAATCACGCGCTTTTCTCGTTAGTTCAAGAAATAGAGGAAATTAAAGAGGAAATAGGTATTGAAATTATCCCAGAGGAGAATCCGAATGAAGATGAAGGCATGCAAAATGTagaatttattttggatttttccgAAGATGATTTAGACTCAGATGAAGAGTATCTAGAGGATTCCAAAAATGTTCAACCAAAACCtagaaaatttaacaaatattTACCAACCAGGCAACGCAAGGAGATGGGTCGCGTGCCAGGAAATTTACTTCGCATTATCGAGGAGCTTGATGGATACAATATTGTTGAACTCTTGAAAAAGCGATGCTGTCGCTGCTTAGCGTTTTTTAACTCACTAGACGAATTGAACGAACACACCGAGGAGCACAGGCAACAATCACTAATGGAAAGCCAAAGTTTGGACAAACCAATCAAATACCAGTGCgagttttgtttgaaaacttttgaTATCGCCCTGGTATACGTGGTTCACAAGAGAATTCGTGAACAGAAGCAATTTTACCAATGTAAATTGTGTGATTTTGTGATTGATTCCGAGTCTCGACTCAAAAATCACATGTTGCACAATGATCAGCATGCGAAATTTTTCAATCTGTTTCGAGAAGACGTTAGTGATAGATACGATGCTGTACAATTACCTGGTGTACGCTGTTGTGGCTGCGGTCATTATTTTGACAATGAGGCAGCTCTAGAGGAACATTCCAGTTCGGTACATCCAAGAGATAGCAAGAAGGACGCCCTGAAACGAACGTACACCTGTATGGTGTGTGACAAGCGCTGCTACAATAAGTCCGAAGTTGAAGCTCATCAGCTGAAGAACGGATCTACTGTTCGCTATTACTGCAAACTGTGCGACTTCGAGACGCCTAGTGAAGCTAGAATGTTAAAGCATTTATACAGTTCAATACACAATCAGGCGCTGCCATCGATCGAGGTAAAAAATGTTGAAGTTGGCTTCCAAAAGGCTGGACCGCTTCGTTACTGTTGCTTTGAGGGTTGCAGTTTGCCGTTTAACGACACTAACAAACTGCAAGAGCATGTCGATTCTATACATGGAGGTGAGAAAGAAGCGAATATCGCAGCAAATGGCATCCGGGACAATGGTAAACTACAGTGTGATATTTGCTTTCGTGTGTTTCGAACAGTAACTTTACTAAAGCAACATCAGTTATTTAATCAGCGTGTGCCTAAGAGCTATGTTTGTTCTGTATGTGGTGTAGCTAAGCAAAACAAAACAGCTCTTACGGCGCACGAGATGAGTCATACCGGTGAAAGACCTTACGCATGTACAGTGTGTGACAAGGTAAGAATGTTCCTCTCACACAAACATAgaaatgataatttttatttaattccaGCGATTTGCCTCTCAAACAATTTTAACCTCCCACATGAAATGCCATGTCCCGAAGCAGTACCAGTGTACAGAGTGCGGCGAAAAGTTTGCCCGCGGGGAGAATCTCAAGCGTCACATACGCCATCTCCATTCCGAGGCTGCTTACTGTTGCACTTACTGTCCGCGCAAGCTTAAAACACGTGAGGCACAGGTCCTTCACGAAAGATCACACACGGGTGAGAAACCGTTTGAGTGTCGCACTGAGGGATGTGATAAGCGGTATGCTAGTATCACCGACCGGAGGCGACATGAAATGGCCAGCCACACGGGTGAACGGCCTCACAAGTGTTCCTACTGTTTGGCATCATTCGTGCGGAAGCGTCAGCTGACTATTCACGAGCGAAAGCACACCGGGGAGCGACCGTTTGTTTGTAATAGCTGCGGGAAAGCTTTCATAGATGCACCGCTTCTGAAGAAGCATGCCTGCGGTGCAGGTCGGTGAATGTGTTCAGTTTAACTTTGCTTATAAGTTTTTGTACAGTTTggtcaataaatcaaaaaatgtAGATCCGACTTTTAAGAAAGCTCTAAAAAAATGTCATTTATCAGTCCTTACCATGGCACACGACTTACTTTACCgctcaggctagagccttgttgtctcttgctgtatgcagaagccgtctccactccactcggtccatcgCTGCTtctcgccagcctcgcagtcttcgaagggtccgcaggtcgtcttctatctggtcgatccaccgtgctcgctgtgcgcttcgtcttcttgttcctgtagggtcgcgcTCAAGAACTATCTtgaccgggtcgtcgtccgacattcttacgacgtgtccagcccaccgcaagcctcctatttttgcggtattcgcgatggatggttcttccagcagctgatgaaactcatggttcattcgcctgcgccacgttccgtcttccatccgcaccccaccatagatggtacgcaacacctttcgttcgaaaactccacgggcgcgttggtcctccacgagcatagtccaggccTCGTGACCGTAGAGGACCGCTGTTCTAATTAGCGTCTTGTCctacggagtccaaagtaggcacgattttccgccaagatccgtctctgaatttatctgctggtatcattgttggCGGTtatcagtgagcccaaatacacgaattcgtcgaccaactcgatttcgtcaccgtcaatccgaactcgggatgggaggttcacattgtcgtctctagaacctcttcctctcatgtattttgccttcagtctgatgtacgtttccgacatcgcctgaaagttccgtgccattatgtcgatgacgtcggcgaagccaagaagctggacgaacttcctgaagatcgtgccactcgagTCTATCCCCGCTCTGCCATCATCGACATCAATCCGCCGTAATGCAGAATAAAGTTGCATGTGGTGTAACGTTTAAGTTATTCCTTATATAGTTCCCTTATAGTACATTTTTGGTGTAGAACCGGTCTGATCGGCATTTCTGCCTTAGGCCAAAAATGCGTGCCCCTTCTGTGTCCACGATTTCATGAATTATTCCGCTCGTACATGAAAGAGAGATTAGTAGatacgaattttttttctttaatgaATATTTCTTTTATGGGACTAGATGTGAATTCTTTTAGAATGTTTAAGTTGATTTGTACCCAGTTGTTAATATGGCAACTGGTTGATAGTATGAATTCatatatccagctttttacgtgccataatggcggtctaaattgttcagttcgtaaaacgtttaatggcccttttttgacaataatcgtttacatCAACTGCCCAGCGAGAttaagtcatcctacgttagttcaatgcgttggatgtttattcaatgaacgcccgacatcttcaactgggcgttgctgtcaagctggcgtaaacggttattgtcaaaaaacggctattaaacgtattacgaactgaacaatttagaccgccattatggcacgtaaaaagctggatgcATACACATTTACacattttttcgagagttgttctatgattgtgatattcattgtacagttcaggtatgtgcgggcataGGGACTTCGCGAACGTGTGTATCAttgcgaaggactcgagcaccTGTACGCTACCGTGTTCGATCGCGGTGTGTCCCTGGATGATCCCTGGATGATCGCACGTGGATCGTGactctaatactttatttttggtgtacggctcagatgccagaagaaagtgagatcttccatatcactagagttcccatcatgtcgccatggaacgtgtagtCTAGTGGAtaagagctttattttttgattggtataactgaacgtatggacctaagttgctagaatggaGGGTAGATTTCCGGatatgaccgattcatgatcgcgcgcgtttgcgggttcgcgcttgagaccgcgttcgtaaactcgtaagtgctaaaacgttcacactcCGGTAAGTGTTATAAAGTTTGCgtgatcgcgaacgtaggtctGCATAGATGATCGTATGTCGATCCCAAGATAGCCCTGGACATGCGCTTATCAAAAAACCAGCGGATCCAGCAATTCATTCTTAGGCGCATACAGAACAATCACGAGAAGTCCCAGCAGCGATACATCCTACGGAAATGAGCGGTTCTCTTCAAAATCGGCGATCTGATGTGGCACAGATCGTTTGGACATTTGTTGAAAGTTCTGATGTTTCCGTGTGTGACATCCTATCTTCTGTGGTCTTTGTTACATTCCTCATTAACAGCTCCTCCTGACTCCGAACATAATCGTTCTTTACTCCGACATCCGGTAGATTTGATTTTTCCGGCCAAATAACTTTTTCGTTCCAAGCAAACTTGCAGCTCTGTGGACACTTGGTATGATTTTTCGACATCTTCGCCCCTACTATATttatttcaaacaaattttctCGCAGCTCTCCAACGGCTACTACCTTTCCTCTCGGATCGACTATGTGGCACCTCGAttctctaaactctaaactccaCCTTGTATTGTTTTTGCAACAGTGTGTGAACGGAACGTAGTCCACTGTATAAGCCCGGTATATACAAAACGTCCTTGATCAAAATATTCTTCGTATTTCCATCGCCATCAATACACTGAATTGATCCCTCGCCAACACCAGCAGACTTCGCAACAGAGCCATCGGCCAATAATACATCGATCTTAACAGTCTGATCCAGCTTATAGCTTATCATTGGTCATGTGACTCGAACAGCCACTGTCAATGAACCAACGACCTTTCTGTCGACACTTTCTGACTGCAAAACACACCAAATTCTCCGTTGCCTGCTTGGCTTCAGCGGCACTTCCTTCATCGTCCTTCTGCTGCTGCTTGAATAGAAGGCAGTTTCGACGGAAATGTTCCGGTTTTCGACAATAACAGCAAACTTTCTCCTCCTGTCTCTTCACCACTGACTTTATTGCACTTTCGCCGGTACCGAAATTGGAACTCACCGATCGCTCCGCACGTCTCTGCCATTCGTCGAGCAATTTCGGTTCGGTCAAATCTGCATCATTCCGGCTCTCCAATGCAGTTACCAATCCATCGCAAGAGTCTGGGAGTCTCCGTGGAACCATAGCAATTTTCAAGGATGAATCCAACTCTTGCCCCGCAAACTCCAGGCGGTTCAAAAACTCTTCCAACTCAAAAAGATGTTTTTCCATTTTCGGTCCTTCAGAACGTCCGTCGACCAGATTTAAACTGCAAATTCGCTTCAAAAGCGACACACGTGATGTCCTGGTAGCCTTCTCGTGATACTCCCTCAATTTGTTCCAAGCATCCTGTGCTGATGTTACGCCCTTCACCAAATTCATCTGGCTATCCTCTATAAATAATACGATTGTTGCCAGTGCCTTCTGGTTTGCCTTCTTCCAAGCCGAGGTTACTGGATCCGGCTTTAGATCCTCAACTGCGAACCAATAGTCGTCGCGTGTCAACATTTGCATCCGCACTTTCCAAGTCGAATAATTGCCGTTGTTGAGAAGCGGAAACGAAACTTTTTCAGCCATGTTTACTTCTTCACATACCGGTCGTATACGATATACTATGCACTGTCGATAAAAACCAAATCACAATTTCACGCAGCGGCCAAATGTGCTGCAGCAAACAtccagagaaaaaaaaatctcactcGCGTCGAACAA encodes:
- the LOC131682389 gene encoding zinc finger protein 26-like, whose amino-acid sequence is MTQSSTEAVMILRRPKICRICRAPDNDDLISVQLVQENVSISRMVHDLSGVEVTADKNLPQNVCLTCLERLRNAYQLRLQCISSDERLRKELYASAVDHKIESEAMVKLEIETLNLELEQNDENHEADEQHLTERLNTTELLETSDVSLSLDELKDHFPDTHSIPAQELIAILAPDEDEYRKKPGSMYLKHYDESDYEVVQQNDHYEQVKFIVARCCGCSERFSNKIDLLAHGHLIHKPKQNSKTDTIFECPVCFRQFNTEDAILQHRHCIDTNHYHCRECDILLNDRECMLGHLERAHSIEVRTEDNEQLICSEDSEQEDDGCEPISTLASLTTKQYKLIPTEHEYDLVEFTWLLCCGCGSFFEKREEFEQHSRDTHALERIEQHETFPFECSICYQRFRNQASLTYHSNAPNKRRIACRICEGIFKGESSYGKHLISYHGMVIDHKQAGNESVLEDNMGMDFEVQEIEEIKEEIGIEIIPEENPNEDEGMQNVEFILDFSEDDLDSDEEYLEDSKNVQPKPRKFNKYLPTRQRKEMGRVPGNLLRIIEELDGYNIVELLKKRCCRCLAFFNSLDELNEHTEEHRQQSLMESQSLDKPIKYQCEFCLKTFDIALVYVVHKRIREQKQFYQCKLCDFVIDSESRLKNHMLHNDQHAKFFNLFREDVSDRYDAVQLPGVRCCGCGHYFDNEAALEEHSSSVHPRDSKKDALKRTYTCMVCDKRCYNKSEVEAHQLKNGSTVRYYCKLCDFETPSEARMLKHLYSSIHNQALPSIEVKNVEVGFQKAGPLRYCCFEGCSLPFNDTNKLQEHVDSIHGGEKEANIAANGIRDNGKLQCDICFRVFRTVTLLKQHQLFNQRVPKSYVCSVCGVAKQNKTALTAHEMSHTGERPYACTVCDKRFASQTILTSHMKCHVPKQYQCTECGEKFARGENLKRHIRHLHSEAAYCCTYCPRKLKTREAQVLHERSHTGEKPFECRTEGCDKRYASITDRRRHEMASHTGERPHKCSYCLASFVRKRQLTIHERKHTGERPFVCNSCGKAFIDAPLLKKHACGAGR